The Musa acuminata AAA Group cultivar baxijiao chromosome BXJ1-3, Cavendish_Baxijiao_AAA, whole genome shotgun sequence genome window below encodes:
- the LOC135631564 gene encoding SCY1-like protein 2 A, with protein sequence MSLNMKTLTQALAKAGAVIEKTVQTTVQEVTGPRPLQDYDLLDQAGSGGPGLAWRLFAARPRASAPSTHYPLVTVWVLDKRALAEARVRAGVSKAAEDAFLDLVRADAARLVRIRHPGVLHVVQALDESKNAIAMVTEPVFASVANALGHLDNVPRVPKELNGMEMGLLEVKHGMLQIAETLDFLHNQARLVHRSISPESVFITLSGAWKLGGFGFAISLDQATGGSAQPFHYSEYDVEDSVLPLQPSLNYTAPELVRNKTTTSGSSCDMFSFGCLAYHLIARKPLLDCHNNVKMYMNSLTYLTSETFSVIPSELIIDLRRMLSMDETSRPSATEFTGSSFFRDDTRLRALRFLDHMLERDNMQKSEFLKALSDMWKDFDSRVLRFKVLPPLCAELRNMVMQPMILPMVLTIAESQDKNDFELSTLPALIPVLSSASGETLLLLVKHADLIIHKASQDDLISHVLPLFVRAYDDTDPRIQEEVLRRTVPLARQLDMQLVNQAMVPRVHGLALKTTVAAVRVNALRCLGDLVSALDKPSILDILQTLQRCTAVDRSAPTLMCTLGVANSIYKQHGIEFATEHVLPLLFPLLTAQQLNVQQFAKYMLFVKDILRKIEEKRGVTVSDSGTPEVKVSSASTNGLHSEPLPKSVAQNSYTKSRASWDEDWGPTVKKTANASQPLETNLQPEESLSISQQATANAIPLQSVAAAPTHQTPTTCTPVDIEWPPSNSYSEFGAQLNVNEKQNSTDVSNSAFDDLDPFANWPPKPSNSASSLGSVTVPTQSHGISGSGMSSIGFSSNSTSIGQSNPHKGSLISNVNNPRGLPMNSQTSGQVNRASASVIGNSVSALETSHSNSHSHAFKATDIGSIFASVHNGQPTPRIAPPPATAIGRGRGRNQGNARVSKASRSSSHGQGSSEQPPLLDLL encoded by the exons ATGTCTTTGAACATGAAGACGCTGACGCAGGCGCTGGCGAAGGCCGGGGCGGTGATCGAGAAGACGGTTCAGACGACGGTGCAGGAGGTGACGGGGCCGAGGCCGCTTCAGGACTACGACCTTCTTGATCAGGCCGGCTCCGGCGGCCCCGGCCTCGCCTGGCGCCTCTTCGCAGCCCGCCCTCGCGCCTCCGCCCCCTCCACCCATTACCCCCTGGTCACCGTCTGGGTCCTCGACAAGCGTGCCCTCGCCGAGGCCCGCGTCCGCGCCGGCGTTTCCAAGGCCGCCGAGGACGCCTTCCTCGATCTCGTCCGCGCCGATGCCGCCCGCCTCGTCCGCATCCGCCATCCCGGCGTCCTCCACGTTGTCCAGGCCCTAGACGAGAGCAAGAACGCCATCGCCATGGTCACTGAGCCCGTCTTTGCCTCCGTCGCCAACGCCCTCGGTCACCTCGACAACGTGCCCCGCGTCCCAAAGGAACTCAACGGCATG GAAATGGGATTGTTAGAGGTCAAACATGGGATGCTCCAGATTGCAGAAACCCTGGATTTTCTCCACAACCAAGCCCGTCTCGTTCATCGATCAATATCTCCTGAG TCTGTCTTTATTACGTTGAGTGGAGCTTGGAAGCTTGGAGGGTTTGGTTTTGCAATCTCTCTTGACCAGGCTACAGGTGGTTCCGCACAGCCATTTCACTATTCG GAGTATGATGTTGAGGATTCTGTCTTACCCCTCCAGCCTTCTCTGAACTATACTGCACCAGAATTGGTTCGCAACAAGACAACCACATCAGGATCTTCTTGTGACATGTTTAGTTTTGGTTGTCTTGCCTACCATTTGATTGCTCGCAAGCCTCTTTTGGACTGTCATAACAATGTTAAGATG TACATGAATAGCTTGACATATTTAACAAGTGAAACCTTCTCGGTTATTCCGTCTGAGTTGATTATTGACTTGCGAAGGATGTTATCCATGGATGAGACCTCTAGGCCCAGTGCAACGGAATTCACAG GATCATCCTTTTTCCGTGATGATACCCGGTTGCGTGCTCTTCGTTTCCTTGATCATATGCTT GAAAGGGATAATATGCAGAAGTCTGAGTTTCTAAAAGCTCTATCCGATATGTGGAAAGATTTTGATTCTCGTGTCTTGCGGTTTAAG GTTCTTCCACCCCTTTGTGCTGAGCTGCGGAATATGGTTATGCAACCCATGATTCTTCCTATGGTTCTTACAATAGCTGAGTCTCAG GATAAAAATGACTTTGAGCTTTCAACTTTACCTGCATTGATACCAGTTCTAAGTTCTGCATCAGGCGAAACACTACTTCTACTTGTGAAGCATGCAGATCTTATCATCCACAAG GCAAGCCAAGATGACTTGATATCCCATGTTCTTCCCTTGTTTGTTCGAGCTTATGACGATACTGATCCGCGTATACAAGAAGAGGTTTTGCGAAGAACTGTTCCCTTAGCAAGGCAACTTGACATGCAG CTAGTGAACCAAGCCATGGTACCTCGTGTTCATGGATTGGCTCTGAAGACTACAGTTGCTGCG GTGAGAGTAAATGCCCTGCGTTGCTTAGGAGATTTGGTTTCAGCACTTGATAAACCTTCGATTTTGGACATTTTGCAAACGCTTCAACGGTGTACTGCTGTGGACCGCTCAGCACCCACTCTTATGTGCACACTGGGAGTGGCAAATTCTATTTATAAACAA CATGGCATAGAATTTGCTACTGAGCATGTGCTTCCCCTGCTTTTCCCACTGCTTACTGCCCAGCAACTGAACGTTCAGCAATTTGCCAAGTACATGCTCTTTGTTAAGGATATTCTAAG AAAGATAGAAGAGAAACGGGGTGTCACTGTGTCTGACTCTGGTACTCCTGAAGTTAAAGTTTCATCTGCATCAACCAATGGTCTTCATTCTGAACCATTACCAAAATCAGTTGCACAAAACTCATATACAAAGAGCAGAGCCTCATGGGATGAAGATTGGGGTCCAACAGTGAAGAAGACCGCCAATGCTTCACAACCTTTGGAGACCAACCTTCAACCTGAAGAATCACTATCGATTTCACAGCAAGCAACAGCGAATGCTATCCCTCTGCAGTCTGTTGCTGCCGCACCTACACACCAAACGCCCACCACGTGCACACCTGTTGACATTGAATGGCCTCCTTCAAATTCATACTCTGAGTTTGGTGCACAGTTGAATGTCAATGAGAAGCAGAACTCCACAGATGTTTCTAATAGtgcttttgatgatttggatcctTTTGCCAATTGGCCACCAAAGCCAAGTAATTCTGCAAGCAGCTTAGGGTCTGTAACTGTACCAACTCAGAGTCATGGAATATCAGGATCTGGCATGAGCAGCATAGGATTTTCTAGCAACAGCACCTCTATTGGACAATCAAATCCACACAAGGGGAGCTTGATCTCTAATGTGAACAATCCGAGGGGTTTGCCCATGAATAGCCAAACTTCTGGTCAGGTGAATCGTGCATCTGCATCAGTTATTGGAAATTCAGTCTCAGCATTGGAAACAAGTCATTCCAACTCTCACAGTCATGCTTTCAAGGCAACTGACATCGGGTCCATATTTGCGTCAGTGCACAATGGGCAGCCGACACCTAGAATTGCCCCACCTCCTGCTACTGCCATTGGAAGAGGACGTGGAAGGAACCAAGGGAATGCTAGAGTATCAAAAGCATCACGGTCGTCTAGTCACGGGCAAGGATCATCGGAGCAACCTCCATTATTGGATTTGCTATAA
- the LOC135631554 gene encoding TPR repeat-containing thioredoxin TTL1-like — protein sequence MSRPGEPSGRAGRRTELDPVVYRFGSALALREGPGKDKVDDNGGPLGSPVSPLRPRVSAAANTSSSSSSSGSAPGKPPAPASCDTSPTAAADRSRGSKPGHRRSSSGPLIFSDRNGGSGGGSSSASSPLTNVLPAGNICPSGKITGMVPRTTARSDVLGSGTGNYGHGSIVRGGTSGGVPRIDAGTGSLVDPSARRPTASADPQLVTKAGNEQYKRGNYVEALRFYDKAVAMFPGNAACRSNRAAALMGLGRLGEAVRECEEAARLDPANGRVHHRLACLYLRLGQIENARLHIFSTGNQPDPVELQKLQTVERHLGKCGEARKIGDWKSALREADAAIVAGADSSPLLIAMKSEALLRLHQIDEADSALTSSPKFEMLCAPYLNTKFFGMHPEAYVYIVRAQVDVALGRFENAVEVAEKAKWMDSRSIEVAMILNNVKSVVKARIQGNELFKSGHFAEAITAYGEGLKYDPSNSVLLCNRAACRSKLGQWEKSLEDCNQALRIQPSYIKALLRRADSNAKLERWAESVQDYEVLSKELPHDPEVAEALFHAQVALKMSRGEEISNMKFGGEVEEVTSLEQFQAAICLPRASVICFMAVSNQKCSQITPFVNSLCIRYPSANFLKVDVDKSPTVAKAENVRVLPTFKIYKSGTRMKEMICPSQQVLEYSVRHYSL from the exons ATGTCCCGCCCCGGCGAGCCCAGCGGACGGGCCGGGAGGCGGACCGAGCTCGACCCGGTGGTTTACCGGTTCGGCTCCGCGTTGGCTCTCCGCGAGGGGCCGGGCAAGGACAAGGTTGACGACAACGGCGGCCCCCTCGGCTCCCCGGTTTCCCCCCTCCGGCCACGCGTTTCTGCCGCCGCCAACACCAGCAGCAGCTCCAGCTCCTCCGGCTCCGCGCCTGGCAAACCCCCGGCCCCGGCGTCCTGCGATACCAGCCCCACCGCTGCCGCAGACCGCAGCAGGGGCTCCAAGCCCGGGCACCGTCGCTCGAGCTCTGGCCCGCTGATCTTCTCTGACCGCAacggtggcagcggcggcggtagTAGCTCGGCGAGTTCTCCGCTGACCAATGTGCTTCCCGCAGGCAATATCTGCCCCTCGGGGAAGATCACCGGCATGGTGCCAAGGACCACGGCCAGGAGCGACGTGCTTGGCTCCGGCACCGGGAACTACGGCCACGGCAGTATCGTGCGCGGCGGGACGAGCGGCGGCGTCCCGAGAATCGATGCGGGGACTGGGAGCTTGGTGGATCCGAGTGCGAGGAGACCGACGGCTAGCGCGGACCCGCAGTTGGTGACGAAGGCGGGGAACGAGCAATACAAGAGGGGGAACTACGTCGAGGCTTTGAGGTTCTACGATAAGGCGGTGGCGATGTTCCCAGGCAATGCTGCGTGCCGGAGCAACCGTGCGGCTGCGCTGATGGGGCTGGGTAGGCTGGGAGAGGCCGTGAGGGAGTGCGAGGAGGCGGCCCGGCTGGATCCGGCGAATGGGCGGGTGCACCACCGGCTGGCGTGTCTTTACCTACG GTTAGGGCAGATTGAGAATGCAAGGCTGCACATTTTCTCAACAGGGAATCAGCCTGACCCTGTCGAATTGCAGAAGCTGCAAACAGTGGAGAGGCATTTAGGGAAATGCGGAGAGGCAAGGAAGATAGGTGATTGGAAAAGTGCATTAAGGGAAGCTGATGCTGCCATCGTAGCAGGAGCAGATTCTTCTCCCCTG CTAATTGCAATGAAATCAGAAGCCCTTCTCCGGCTCCATCAAATTGATGAGGCTGACTCGGCTCTAACAAGCTCACCTAAATTTGAGATGTTATGTGCACCCTACTTGAATACCAAGTTTTTTGGTATGCATCCAGAGGCCTATGTGTACATTGTCCGTGCACAAGTTGACGTGGCACTGGGAAG GTTTGAAAATGCAGTTGAAGTAGCTGAAAAGGCTAAGTGGATGGATTCTAGAAGCATAGAGGTGGCAATGATACTGAACAATGTGAAATCAGTTGTAAAAGCTCGAATTCAAGGGAATGAGCTCTTCAAATCAGGACATTTTGCAGAAGCAATCACTGCTTATGGCGAAGGGCTCAAGTATGATCCTTCAAATTCAGTCCTCCTATGCAACAGAGCAGCTTGCCGGTCAAAGCTTGGACAATGGGAGAAGTCTCTCGAAGATTGCAACCAAGCCCTCAGAATCCAACCCAGTTATATCAAGGCTCTTCTCAGACGTGCTGACTCCAATGCCAAG CTCGAGCGATGGGCTGAATCAGTACAAGATTATGAAGTCCTCAGCAAGGAGCTTCCACATGACCCCGAGGTGGCTGAAGCCCTGTTCCATGCTCAAGTTGCACTAAAGATGTCTCGGGGTGAAGAAATCTCTAATATGAAGTTTGGTGGTGAGGTCGAGGAGGTTACAAGTTTGGAACAGTTCCAAGCAGCAATATGCTTACCGA GAGCTTCTGTCATCTGCTTCATGGCAGTATCCAATCAGAAATGTTCCCAGATCACACCATTTGTCAATTCACTGTGCATACGATACCCATCTGCAAATTTTCTCAAG GTTGACGTCGACAAGAGCCCCACCGTCGCGAAGGCAGAGAACGTGAGGGTACTCCCCACATTCAAGATCTACAAAAGTGGGACAAGGATGAAGGAGATGATTTGTCCCAGTCAACAGGTGTTGGAGTATTCTGTGAGGCACTACAGTCTCTGA